One window of the Trifolium pratense cultivar HEN17-A07 linkage group LG2, ARS_RC_1.1, whole genome shotgun sequence genome contains the following:
- the LOC123903888 gene encoding uncharacterized protein LOC123903888, protein MTAQIDLKAPHQNPNHFPSLSLLHRIRIHSSLHSSEPKLKLSQTASEPEPTMFGLSQPASDTPKSTIKFLCSYGGKILPRYPDGKLRYLGGHTRVLSVDRTIQFSELLSKLEELCGSSVTHLRCQLPAEDLDALVSITSDEDLVNLTEEYDRTASPQLPLKIRAFISPPRSSNKVSKPPLPYLSKSASVSSSSSASSTSSSSSYCSLTGGGFSRKYAAELPVAYRCVHQMSSPRANHVNMERSSRRNIPLQGNCNQWQ, encoded by the exons ATGACAGCACAAATAGATTTGAAGGCGCCACACCAAAATCCGAACCACTTTCCTTCTCTTTCCCTTCTCCATCGTATTCGTATACACAGTTCACTACACTCCTCCGAACCTAAACTGAAACTTTCTCAAACCGCATCCGAACCCGAACCTACCATGTTCGGACTCTCCCAACCCGCTTCGGATACTCCCAAATCCACCATCAAATTCCTCTGTAGTTACGGCGGCAAAATCCTCCCCCGCTACCCCGACGGCAAACTCCGTTACCTCGGCGGCCATACACGTGTCCTCTCCGTCGATCGCACTATTCAATTTTCCG AACTGCTTTCGAAGCTGGAAGAACTCTGCGGTTCCTCCGTGACGCATCTCCGCTGTCAGTTACCGGCCGAAGATCTCGACGCTTTGGTTTCCATTACCTCCGATGAGGATCTCGTCAATTTAACCGAAGAATACGATCGTACCGCGTCGCCACAATTACCGTTGAAGATCAGAGCGTTCATTTCGCCTCCGAGATCTTCAAACAAGGTTTCCAAACCTCCATTACCGTATCTGTCAAAATCAGCATCTGTTTCTTCCTCATCCTCTGCATCGTCGACGTCTTCTTCATCGTCTTATTGTAGCCTTACCGGTGGAGGTTTCAGCCGGAAGTATGCGGCTGAGCTGCCCGTAGCTTACCGCTGCGTTCATCAGATGTCGTCTCCGAGAGCGAATCATGTCAACATGGAGAGATCTTCCAGGAGGAATATTCCGCTGCAGGGCAACTGCAACCAGTGGCAATAA